The following are from one region of the Desulfitobacterium chlororespirans DSM 11544 genome:
- a CDS encoding Fur family transcriptional regulator: protein MEYNEIIQLIQEKGYRLTDPRKKVISTLTSHSEFLGAYDIHNLLQQENVPIGVASIYRVLSLLKSLGLLRSEEFSAGGEKYRLESLTSHHHHSHQLICSQCGRTEEWIGECPISNIAGKLEQDSGYQIEEHWLRFFGVCPFCRKE, encoded by the coding sequence ATGGAATACAATGAGATCATCCAACTCATTCAAGAAAAGGGCTATCGCCTTACTGACCCGCGTAAAAAAGTTATCAGCACCTTAACCAGCCATTCTGAATTTTTAGGTGCTTACGATATTCATAACCTTCTTCAGCAGGAAAACGTTCCTATTGGTGTCGCCTCCATCTATCGCGTGCTGAGCTTGCTCAAAAGCTTAGGTCTGCTGAGATCTGAAGAATTCAGTGCCGGCGGTGAAAAATATCGTCTGGAAAGCTTGACATCTCATCATCATCATTCTCACCAGTTAATCTGTTCCCAATGCGGTCGTACTGAAGAATGGATAGGAGAATGCCCCATCTCCAACATCGCCGGGAAGCTTGAGCAAGACAGTGGGTATCAAATCGAGGAGCATTGGCTCAGATTTTTTGGAGTATGTCCGTTTTGCCGCAAAGAATAG
- a CDS encoding SpoVR family protein: MDYEVTELSYYAQEIANVARGLGLDFYPVHFEVCPAEAIYSFGAYGMPVRFTHWSFGKAFYRMKMQYDLNLTRIYELVINSNPSYAFLLEGNRLIQNKLVIGHVYAHVDFFKHNRYFRRTPQDMVLRMEAHARRMRDYELEHGRDKVEQTLDAVLAIQEHVDYRAHLGPQKGSAENSNKKGGAEKKTSVHLTEYADLWDRETDDEVEEKLPEEDLLLYLMTHSSSLEDWQRDILSMIREESLYFYPQIETKIINEGWATFWHSRIMRELDLTDAEAVDFAVMHSQVVQPSKLQLNPYYLGVKIWEHLAEHHDWETLFEIREMENDISFVRNYLNQELVEELNLFNYRKVGAHWQVMDTAWEKVRDNLVKQLVHGGHPRILVMDGDYEGKGGLYLVHGHEGLDLDIVYLERTLQLLQTLWGKGVYLETVVDGKKILFECTNSGISRKSMAKVQDRQKEERV; the protein is encoded by the coding sequence ATGGACTATGAGGTGACAGAACTCAGCTATTATGCTCAAGAAATTGCCAATGTGGCCAGAGGCCTGGGGCTTGACTTTTACCCAGTGCATTTTGAGGTCTGCCCGGCTGAAGCGATTTATTCTTTTGGGGCTTATGGGATGCCGGTGCGTTTCACACATTGGAGCTTTGGCAAGGCTTTCTATCGTATGAAAATGCAGTATGATTTGAATCTCACCCGGATCTACGAACTCGTCATCAACTCGAACCCATCTTATGCGTTTCTGTTGGAAGGGAATCGCTTGATCCAGAATAAGCTGGTCATAGGCCATGTCTATGCTCATGTGGATTTTTTTAAGCATAACCGCTATTTCCGACGAACCCCTCAGGACATGGTGCTGCGCATGGAAGCTCATGCCCGGCGCATGCGGGACTACGAACTGGAGCATGGCCGGGATAAGGTGGAACAAACGTTAGATGCGGTATTAGCCATTCAAGAGCATGTGGATTACAGAGCCCATTTAGGGCCCCAAAAAGGCTCCGCCGAAAATTCCAACAAAAAAGGCGGAGCGGAAAAGAAAACTTCCGTCCACCTAACTGAATATGCAGACCTTTGGGATAGAGAAACTGATGATGAAGTTGAGGAAAAATTACCGGAGGAAGACCTGCTGCTTTATTTGATGACTCATTCTTCAAGTCTGGAAGATTGGCAGCGGGATATTCTGAGTATGATCCGTGAGGAATCCCTATACTTTTATCCGCAGATTGAAACAAAAATCATTAATGAAGGGTGGGCCACCTTTTGGCATTCCCGAATTATGAGAGAACTGGACCTCACTGACGCCGAGGCGGTAGACTTTGCCGTAATGCACAGTCAAGTTGTACAGCCTTCAAAGCTGCAGCTCAATCCCTATTACTTAGGCGTTAAGATATGGGAACATCTTGCTGAGCATCATGACTGGGAAACCTTGTTTGAGATACGAGAGATGGAGAATGACATTTCCTTTGTGCGCAATTATCTCAATCAAGAATTGGTTGAGGAACTCAACCTCTTTAATTATCGTAAGGTAGGTGCCCACTGGCAAGTCATGGATACCGCATGGGAGAAGGTGCGCGATAACCTGGTTAAGCAGCTGGTCCATGGCGGCCATCCCCGTATTTTAGTCATGGATGGGGATTACGAGGGAAAAGGCGGGCTCTATCTTGTTCATGGGCATGAGGGACTCGACTTGGACATTGTTTATCTGGAAAGAACTTTGCAGCTGCTGCAGACATTGTGGGGTAAAGGTGTTTATCTGGAAACTGTGGTGGATGGCAAAAAGATTCTTTTCGAATGCACGAACAGCGGTATTTCCCGGAAGAGCATGGCAAAAGTTCAGGATAGGCAGAAGGAGGAAAGGGTGTGA
- the yhbH gene encoding sporulation protein YhbH, with protein sequence MSDDIIVSREDWGLHRKGYLDQNRHKEKVQEAIKKQLGDLIVDESIILSDGKKATKIPMRSLEEFRFRFDYNKKKHTGQGNKRMQNGDILARESQRKQGAGKGPGAGDEPGIDIYEAEVTYEDLATLLFEELQLPNLDDKKRPLIAHDKPEFKDIRKKGLMANIDKKRTLIESIKRQALAGKDQDLKILPEDLRFKTWETHPNYETNAVILAMMDTSGSMGQFEKYISRTFFFWMVRFLREKYENVEMRFLAHHTEAKEVTEEEFFTRGESGGTRCSSVYQLALEIIRRDYPPAHYNIYPVHFTDGDNIGSDNTRSLNLMQKLVDVSQVVGYGEILRTHYSSTLMSSLKRITDPKLRFVTIRDRQEVYEALKTVFS encoded by the coding sequence ATGAGTGATGATATTATTGTCAGCCGGGAGGACTGGGGCTTACATCGCAAAGGTTATCTGGATCAAAACCGGCACAAAGAGAAAGTTCAGGAAGCGATCAAAAAGCAGCTTGGGGATTTAATCGTTGATGAAAGTATCATCCTCAGTGATGGCAAAAAGGCTACTAAAATCCCGATGCGTTCCTTAGAAGAATTCCGATTTCGCTTTGATTACAACAAGAAAAAACACACAGGCCAGGGAAACAAAAGAATGCAAAATGGTGATATCCTGGCCCGGGAAAGCCAGCGTAAACAAGGGGCCGGTAAAGGTCCGGGTGCCGGAGATGAGCCGGGCATCGATATTTATGAGGCTGAAGTCACCTATGAGGATCTGGCGACACTTCTTTTTGAGGAATTGCAGCTTCCCAATTTGGATGATAAAAAGCGCCCCTTGATTGCTCATGATAAACCGGAATTTAAAGATATTCGCAAGAAAGGCCTGATGGCAAATATTGATAAAAAACGCACTCTTATCGAAAGCATCAAAAGGCAGGCCCTGGCCGGCAAGGATCAAGACCTTAAAATTCTTCCTGAGGATTTGCGCTTTAAGACCTGGGAAACCCATCCTAACTATGAAACCAATGCTGTTATCCTGGCTATGATGGATACCTCAGGGTCCATGGGCCAGTTTGAAAAATATATATCGCGAACTTTCTTTTTCTGGATGGTGCGTTTCTTAAGGGAAAAGTACGAAAATGTGGAAATGCGCTTTTTGGCCCATCACACTGAAGCGAAAGAAGTCACGGAAGAGGAGTTTTTTACCCGGGGAGAAAGCGGTGGAACTCGTTGTTCCTCTGTCTATCAACTGGCTTTAGAAATCATCCGGCGGGATTATCCTCCTGCCCACTATAATATTTATCCGGTTCATTTTACTGATGGCGATAATATTGGCTCAGACAACACCCGGTCCTTGAATCTGATGCAAAAGCTTGTGGACGTGAGTCAGGTAGTTGGCTATGGCGAGATTCTCAGAACCCACTACTCCAGCACGCTCATGTCCTCTCTAAAGCGTATTACGGATCCCAAGCTCCGCTTTGTCACGATTCGCGATCGCCAAGAGGTTTATGAAGCGCTGAAAACGGTATTTTCATAG
- a CDS encoding metal ABC transporter permease, with protein sequence MHLLIEPLQYAFMQRALIGTIAVAVLTAVVGTFVILRRLAFIGEGLAHGSLAGLAIGYLLGWNLYIAGNIYTIGLALFIGALHEKAKVSLDTAIGILFSTSMALGVALISSFKFYSSNLTGYLFGSVLSIGSFDLMIIVGSTCLILAILTVFYKEFVYYAFDPEMAEVTGLPRARLHYAMLAMIAVTVVVASQTVGIILVTALLTIPAASAFQWTHSLKKLVLLSVFFGLISAILGLYLSYYLNVASGASIALTAAVIFLLSFLCSPKRVSLGRSFGRVKTSEKG encoded by the coding sequence ATGCATCTACTTATTGAGCCTTTGCAATATGCTTTCATGCAGCGGGCCCTCATCGGCACCATTGCTGTGGCAGTGCTTACGGCAGTCGTCGGAACCTTTGTAATCTTAAGACGTCTGGCCTTTATCGGCGAGGGCTTAGCACATGGTTCTTTAGCGGGGTTAGCCATCGGCTATCTCCTAGGCTGGAATTTATACATTGCCGGCAATATTTATACCATAGGTCTTGCCTTATTTATTGGTGCGCTCCATGAGAAAGCCAAAGTCAGCTTGGATACAGCCATTGGCATTCTCTTTTCCACTTCCATGGCTTTAGGGGTAGCATTAATCAGCTCTTTTAAATTCTATTCAAGCAATTTAACCGGCTATCTTTTCGGTTCGGTACTATCCATCGGTTCTTTTGACTTGATGATCATTGTTGGCTCAACATGTCTGATTCTTGCCATTCTTACGGTATTCTACAAAGAGTTCGTTTATTATGCCTTTGATCCGGAAATGGCCGAAGTGACTGGGTTGCCCCGTGCGCGCCTGCATTATGCCATGTTGGCCATGATCGCTGTGACCGTAGTGGTGGCCTCTCAAACCGTTGGCATTATTCTTGTCACCGCACTGCTGACCATTCCTGCCGCGTCGGCTTTTCAGTGGACTCATTCCCTGAAAAAATTAGTGCTGCTCTCTGTCTTTTTTGGATTAATCAGCGCCATCCTCGGCCTTTATCTCTCCTATTATTTAAATGTGGCTTCCGGAGCCAGTATCGCTCTGACAGCAGCTGTAATCTTTTTGCTGAGCTTTCTCTGTTCGCCCAAACGAGTCAGTCTGGGCCGCAGTTTTGGTCGTGTAAAGACCTCTGAGAAAGGGTGA
- a CDS encoding DedA family protein — protein MLEQLLTALGEFVVELISSLGYFGVFLAMAIESACIPLPSEIILPFTGYMVYIGHFDFWTATLAATLGNLFGGLIAYYVGVRGGRPFIQRYGHYFFIKEKELQWTERLFSRHGEITVLVGRLLPVIRTFISLPAGIAKMSAVKMAIYTVLGALPWCMFLIIVGEKLGANWNSLKPLFHRLDLVIGVLILAGIGYFFFKRKGRKRR, from the coding sequence TTGTTAGAACAATTGCTGACCGCACTGGGAGAGTTCGTCGTCGAATTGATCTCCAGCCTGGGCTACTTTGGAGTCTTTCTGGCCATGGCCATCGAAAGCGCCTGTATCCCTCTGCCCAGTGAAATTATCCTTCCCTTTACGGGGTATATGGTGTACATAGGACACTTTGACTTTTGGACGGCTACTTTAGCGGCCACACTAGGCAATCTTTTTGGCGGTCTCATCGCCTATTATGTAGGTGTCCGGGGAGGCCGGCCTTTTATTCAGCGTTATGGACATTATTTTTTTATCAAGGAAAAGGAATTGCAGTGGACTGAGCGTTTATTCAGCCGGCATGGGGAAATTACTGTCTTAGTGGGACGTCTGCTGCCCGTGATACGAACCTTCATATCCCTGCCTGCCGGTATAGCAAAAATGAGTGCCGTGAAAATGGCTATCTATACAGTACTGGGGGCACTGCCCTGGTGTATGTTCTTAATCATCGTCGGAGAAAAGCTGGGCGCTAACTGGAACTCACTTAAGCCATTATTCCACCGCCTGGATCTAGTGATCGGTGTGCTCATCCTGGCAGGTATAGGCTATTTCTTTTTTAAGCGCAAGGGCCGCAAAAGGCGATAA
- a CDS encoding metal ABC transporter ATP-binding protein yields MSAVEFDSFYYSLPQLDILWDINLRISSGSCVGIIGPNGSGKSTLIKSIVGLNQGTKGSVKVFGQPPTREWRRKMQLGYVPQLKTMDKDFPISVYEVVLLGRTGRLGWFNRPRAEDHHLVEQALSKVNMLNLKDRPIGQLSGGQQQRVLIARALATESRLLLLDEPATGLDIPSQQSIFRLIEDLHGDGITILTTTHDLGALEYHHFDLIICLNQTVIAFGPPQEVLVPHILERTFMGSQLGGNIPYASTY; encoded by the coding sequence ATGTCGGCCGTTGAGTTTGATTCGTTCTACTATTCACTTCCCCAACTGGATATTTTATGGGATATCAATCTGCGTATTTCCAGCGGGTCCTGCGTCGGCATCATCGGCCCCAATGGCTCTGGAAAGTCCACCTTGATTAAAAGCATTGTCGGTCTGAATCAGGGCACCAAAGGAAGCGTTAAGGTCTTTGGACAGCCCCCGACTCGGGAATGGCGGCGCAAAATGCAGTTAGGCTATGTCCCCCAGCTGAAAACCATGGATAAAGATTTTCCGATTTCGGTCTATGAGGTGGTTCTGTTAGGCCGGACCGGACGGTTAGGTTGGTTTAACCGTCCCCGAGCCGAGGATCATCATCTGGTGGAGCAGGCCTTAAGCAAAGTTAATATGTTGAATCTGAAGGATCGCCCGATTGGGCAGCTTTCCGGAGGCCAGCAGCAAAGAGTTCTGATCGCCCGGGCCCTGGCCACGGAATCCCGTCTGTTGCTATTGGACGAGCCGGCCACAGGGTTAGATATCCCTTCTCAGCAAAGCATTTTTCGCCTGATTGAGGACCTCCACGGCGATGGCATAACCATCCTTACCACCACCCATGATTTAGGGGCGTTGGAGTATCATCATTTTGATTTGATAATTTGCCTCAATCAAACGGTTATCGCTTTTGGTCCTCCTCAGGAGGTTTTGGTCCCGCATATTCTGGAGCGCACTTTCATGGGAAGTCAGCTGGGAGGGAATATTCCATATGCATCTACTTATTGA
- a CDS encoding PrkA family serine protein kinase, whose protein sequence is MEVIQWLKNYRDREAALAWNGTFTEYLLKIVENPKLAMHAHARIYEMIRKAGIKEENDHKNYAFFNKELFGMEKTLERLVEEYFHSAAKRLDVRKRILLLMGPVSGGKSTIVTLLKKGLEDYTRTEEGAVYAIDGCPMHEDPLHLLPQVLREEFEQQYGIRIEGNLCPVCRLRVEEEFQGRVEDVPIKRIVFSEEQRVGIGTFTPSDPKSQDIADLTGSIDFSTITEYGSESDPRAYRFDGELNKANRGLMEFQEMLKSDEKFLWNLLSLSQEGNFKAGRFALISADELIIAHTNENEYKSFVANKKNEALQSRIIVIPVPYNLKISSEVKIYEKLIQQSDLKGIHLAPHSLWTASAFSIISRLKPSKKQGMDLVKKMRLYDGEDVEGFNQKDIKDIMTEGEEQGEGMSGVDPRYVINRISTALIRDHKSCINALDILRALKDGLSQHTSITKEERENLVNLIAVARKEYDEVAKKEVQKAFVYAYEESAKSLLNNYLDNVEAYCNSSKLYDPITGEELEPDEQLMRSIEEQIGVSENAKKAFREEILIRISIYARKNKAFQYTSHERLREAIEKKLFADLKDVIKVTTSVSHPDQEQLRRINEVTDRLIQLHGYCPICANEIVKYVGSLLNR, encoded by the coding sequence ATGGAAGTAATACAATGGCTTAAAAATTACCGGGATAGAGAAGCTGCCTTGGCATGGAACGGAACCTTTACGGAATATCTGTTAAAGATTGTTGAAAACCCCAAGCTTGCCATGCACGCCCATGCACGGATCTATGAGATGATTCGTAAAGCAGGAATTAAAGAAGAAAATGATCATAAGAATTATGCATTCTTTAATAAAGAACTCTTTGGCATGGAGAAAACCTTGGAGCGCCTGGTAGAAGAGTATTTTCATTCGGCAGCGAAACGACTGGATGTCAGGAAGCGGATTCTTCTGCTCATGGGACCCGTCAGCGGGGGTAAGTCCACCATTGTAACCTTGCTGAAAAAAGGCCTGGAGGACTATACCAGGACGGAGGAGGGCGCCGTTTACGCTATTGATGGCTGCCCCATGCATGAGGATCCCCTCCATTTGCTTCCGCAGGTCCTGCGGGAAGAATTCGAACAGCAATACGGGATTCGTATCGAAGGCAATCTTTGCCCGGTCTGCCGGCTGAGAGTGGAAGAAGAGTTCCAAGGCCGTGTGGAGGATGTACCTATTAAGAGAATCGTCTTTTCTGAAGAACAGCGGGTAGGCATCGGGACCTTCACCCCCTCTGACCCTAAATCCCAGGACATCGCAGATTTGACGGGAAGCATCGATTTCTCCACCATTACGGAATACGGTTCAGAATCGGATCCCAGAGCCTATCGTTTCGACGGTGAATTGAATAAGGCCAATAGAGGTCTTATGGAGTTCCAGGAGATGCTGAAAAGTGATGAAAAATTTCTCTGGAACCTGCTCAGCCTGTCTCAGGAAGGGAATTTTAAAGCAGGGCGGTTTGCCTTGATTTCCGCCGATGAGTTGATTATCGCCCATACCAATGAAAACGAATATAAATCCTTTGTGGCCAATAAAAAGAACGAGGCGCTCCAATCCCGGATCATCGTGATTCCAGTTCCTTATAACCTGAAAATCAGTTCTGAGGTTAAAATCTATGAAAAGCTGATCCAGCAAAGTGATCTTAAGGGGATTCACTTGGCTCCTCACAGCCTCTGGACGGCTTCAGCTTTCAGTATCATCTCCCGGCTGAAACCCTCCAAAAAGCAAGGTATGGATCTGGTCAAGAAAATGCGTCTCTACGATGGGGAAGATGTGGAAGGGTTTAATCAGAAGGATATTAAAGATATTATGACTGAGGGTGAAGAGCAGGGTGAAGGGATGAGCGGCGTTGATCCCCGCTACGTTATTAACCGTATCTCAACAGCTCTCATCCGCGATCACAAATCCTGCATCAATGCCTTGGATATTTTACGAGCACTTAAGGATGGCCTTTCCCAACATACCTCTATCACCAAAGAGGAGCGAGAAAATCTGGTCAATCTCATTGCGGTCGCCCGCAAGGAATATGATGAAGTAGCGAAAAAAGAGGTCCAAAAAGCCTTTGTTTACGCTTATGAAGAATCGGCTAAATCTTTACTCAATAACTATCTGGATAATGTCGAAGCCTATTGTAACTCCAGCAAGCTTTACGACCCGATTACGGGAGAGGAGTTAGAGCCGGACGAGCAACTCATGCGCAGCATCGAAGAGCAGATTGGGGTATCGGAGAACGCCAAAAAAGCCTTTCGGGAAGAAATACTGATCCGCATTTCCATTTATGCCCGCAAAAACAAGGCTTTTCAATACACTTCTCATGAGCGGTTAAGAGAGGCTATCGAGAAGAAATTATTTGCCGATCTTAAAGATGTGATTAAGGTGACGACTTCAGTATCCCATCCGGACCAGGAGCAATTGCGCCGCATTAATGAAGTGACGGATCGCCTGATTCAGCTTCATGGGTACTGCCCCATTTGTGCCAATGAAATCGTCAAATATGTCGGCTCCCTTCTCAATCGTTAA
- the cobO gene encoding cob(I)yrinic acid a,c-diamide adenosyltransferase, whose translation MANLEKGLIQIYTGNNKGKTTAALGLTLRAVGHGYHVFILQFMKGRQDYGELQGLKRLEPECRLEQYGSPGWVFKGQAEENDCREARAGLERAREIMMSGEWDIVILDEIVNAIWFELIPEEEVIELLAQKPEHVEIIMTGRNASPQLIEKAHLVTEMVDIKHPYELGIQARKGIEY comes from the coding sequence ATGGCTAATCTGGAAAAAGGTTTAATTCAGATTTATACCGGTAATAATAAAGGTAAGACAACAGCAGCTTTAGGGTTGACCCTGAGGGCTGTCGGACATGGCTATCATGTTTTTATACTTCAGTTTATGAAGGGCCGCCAGGATTATGGGGAATTGCAAGGCCTGAAACGTCTGGAGCCGGAATGCCGGCTTGAGCAATACGGCTCACCGGGATGGGTCTTTAAAGGACAAGCTGAGGAAAATGATTGCCGCGAGGCCCGGGCAGGTTTGGAGCGAGCCCGGGAGATCATGATGTCTGGAGAATGGGATATTGTCATCCTTGATGAAATCGTCAATGCCATCTGGTTTGAACTGATTCCCGAAGAGGAGGTCATAGAACTACTGGCTCAGAAACCTGAGCATGTAGAGATTATCATGACAGGCCGCAATGCTTCACCTCAACTGATAGAGAAAGCTCATCTTGTCACAGAGATGGTGGACATTAAACATCCTTATGAGCTGGGGATCCAGGCTCGCAAAGGGATAGAGTATTAA